Proteins co-encoded in one Acidobacteriota bacterium genomic window:
- a CDS encoding alkaline phosphatase family protein — translation MATVCPSELPALAGRAHGSTDLHHPAIQIDCLLPDRQLYCGARKSSGKVTDQRIGLYTRCIVLVADGGRADLTQQLLEAGRLPNIKTHITDRGCYRTALSVFPSTTGPAHIPFVSGLHPGTANVPGYRWLCRRTHDARRRDVYRHRSLNSPRGLMLGRDMDPEKSISLFEYFDKPSSILELVDYCPNQHLYKLIARRLYRIVRAHGSDDWDPVDRMVERLVIERIRAGSHCIIASFFGIDEYSHLYSPFHDKTVGAYETIDRAVGNIADVLKQNGSYDETILAVVSDHGLSATTVHIPLVDLVKAHEFNPYYYPKLYRSRHDSAVMESGNAMAQIYFKRGEKWGAHWQYDEMMNDSRIGRLFRTLVNTDGVSFVAARAGENGIIFAGKRGRLRAVRNDGRYEVTVEDDNPLREHPAGTFTADELFRLTYFHTYPDAVNQLFMLLASPRSGDVVLSSEPSYDLRLQHEDPEHHSSHGSLHREHMLVPLALSVPFKDDYVYNYDLVPTILALTGRQPARPLDGRVLQIQDGHMLRPQAADEAAVRKEKDKPGPEEKNGLSSVVITIGIILTGLILVGLFKEPINAFGLDLMTRYGQQWVDVILFLVTAVSSTPLALPIWGYAVLGIALGYNIFRLASVMAVGSALGSFVTFSLGRYFADRPWVQKRFPNIRQHPWTRGKSKKYVTLILFLGTASPIPCDVLYVACGAKRFPALLFLVTMVAARFVRYVYLGYGFAYFSKWI, via the coding sequence ATGGCAACTGTTTGCCCTTCCGAACTGCCGGCCCTGGCCGGCCGGGCCCACGGCAGCACGGACCTGCATCACCCGGCCATCCAAATCGATTGCCTGCTGCCGGACCGGCAGTTATACTGCGGCGCCCGTAAGTCCAGCGGGAAAGTCACTGACCAAAGGATTGGTTTGTACACTCGATGTATTGTCCTGGTGGCGGATGGCGGTCGAGCTGACCTGACCCAGCAGTTGCTCGAAGCCGGCCGGCTGCCGAATATCAAGACCCATATCACTGACCGGGGCTGCTACCGCACGGCGCTGTCGGTATTCCCGAGCACCACCGGGCCGGCGCACATCCCGTTCGTATCCGGCCTTCACCCGGGCACGGCCAACGTACCGGGCTATCGCTGGCTGTGCCGACGCACGCATGACGCCAGGCGGCGAGACGTCTACCGCCATCGCAGCCTTAATAGCCCTCGCGGTCTCATGCTGGGCCGGGACATGGACCCGGAGAAATCCATCTCCCTGTTCGAGTATTTCGACAAGCCCAGTTCCATCCTTGAGTTGGTCGATTACTGCCCCAACCAGCATCTCTACAAGCTGATCGCACGCCGGCTGTATCGCATCGTGCGTGCCCACGGCAGCGACGACTGGGACCCCGTTGACCGGATGGTCGAACGCCTGGTGATCGAGCGGATCCGCGCCGGCAGCCATTGCATCATCGCCAGCTTCTTCGGCATCGACGAATACTCGCACCTGTACTCCCCCTTTCACGACAAGACCGTCGGCGCCTACGAGACAATTGACCGCGCCGTCGGGAACATTGCCGACGTGCTCAAGCAGAACGGGTCCTACGACGAGACCATTCTCGCCGTGGTCAGCGATCACGGCCTCTCGGCGACCACCGTCCATATTCCGCTGGTCGATCTGGTCAAGGCTCATGAGTTCAACCCTTACTACTATCCGAAACTGTACCGCAGCCGGCATGACAGCGCCGTCATGGAAAGCGGCAACGCCATGGCACAGATCTATTTCAAGCGCGGCGAGAAGTGGGGAGCGCACTGGCAGTACGACGAGATGATGAACGATTCACGCATCGGCCGACTGTTTCGAACGCTCGTCAACACCGACGGGGTCTCGTTCGTTGCCGCCCGGGCGGGCGAGAACGGCATAATCTTCGCCGGTAAACGGGGCCGCCTTCGGGCCGTTCGAAACGACGGCCGGTACGAGGTGACCGTCGAGGATGACAACCCGTTGCGCGAGCACCCTGCCGGCACCTTTACCGCCGACGAGTTGTTTCGCCTGACGTACTTTCATACCTATCCCGACGCCGTCAACCAACTGTTCATGCTGCTGGCCAGCCCCCGAAGCGGCGACGTGGTGCTCAGCAGCGAGCCGTCGTACGATCTGCGCCTGCAGCACGAGGACCCGGAACACCACAGCTCGCACGGCTCCCTGCACCGTGAGCACATGCTCGTCCCCCTGGCCCTGAGCGTACCGTTCAAAGACGATTACGTGTACAATTATGACCTCGTGCCGACCATTCTGGCCCTGACCGGCCGGCAGCCCGCCCGTCCGCTAGACGGCCGCGTGCTGCAAATCCAGGACGGCCACATGCTCAGACCGCAGGCCGCTGATGAGGCGGCCGTGAGGAAGGAAAAAGACAAACCCGGCCCGGAGGAGAAAAACGGGCTCTCGTCCGTCGTCATCACCATCGGAATAATCCTGACCGGCCTCATACTGGTCGGATTGTTCAAGGAGCCGATCAACGCCTTCGGCCTCGACCTGATGACCCGCTACGGCCAGCAGTGGGTGGACGTGATTCTCTTTCTGGTGACCGCCGTTTCCTCGACGCCGCTGGCCCTTCCGATCTGGGGCTACGCCGTGCTGGGAATCGCCCTGGGATATAATATCTTCCGGCTGGCTTCAGTGATGGCCGTCGGCTCGGCGTTAGGATCATTCGTCACGTTCTCGCTGGGCAGATACTTCGCCGACCGGCCCTGGGTCCAAAAGCGTTTCCCCAACATACGCCAACACCCCTGGACACGGGGAAAGTCGAAGAAATACGTGACCCTGATCCTGTTTCTGGGCACGGCGTCACCGATACCGTGCGACGTCCTGTACGTAGCCTGCGGCGCCAAGCGGTTCCCGGCACTGCTGTTTCTGGTCACCATGGTGGCCGCCCGTTTCGTGCGGTATGTGTACCTGGGTTACGGTTTCGCTTACTTCAGCAAATGGA
- a CDS encoding response regulator transcription factor translates to MGGFECYFPGWQVLMQSKMIRILIADDQRLFRRGLAALLGQQEGVEVAGEAADGREAVEQTALLKPDLVIMDALMPVLDGLAACRRIRSMYPGSEVLFLSDHRNENHMREAFEAGGRAYLLKDCEFEELIYAVRKAAAGDFYISGPASQDMVAEYVKPLVKEQQPGGIMTQREKELSRLLADGYSTREAAEVLNISPKTAETHRASIMKKLSAKNVTDIVKYCIRNHIIQP, encoded by the coding sequence ATGGGCGGCTTCGAGTGCTATTTTCCCGGCTGGCAGGTTCTCATGCAATCCAAGATGATACGTATCCTTATCGCTGACGACCAAAGGCTGTTTCGCCGCGGCCTGGCCGCGCTTTTGGGGCAACAAGAGGGGGTCGAAGTGGCCGGCGAAGCCGCCGACGGCCGTGAGGCCGTGGAGCAAACGGCTCTCCTGAAGCCGGATCTCGTTATCATGGATGCTCTCATGCCGGTGCTGGACGGCCTGGCCGCCTGCCGCCGTATTCGGAGTATGTACCCCGGCTCAGAGGTGTTGTTTCTTTCCGACCACCGGAACGAGAATCATATGCGCGAAGCCTTCGAAGCCGGCGGGCGCGCGTACCTGCTGAAAGACTGCGAGTTTGAGGAACTGATATACGCCGTGAGGAAAGCGGCGGCGGGAGACTTTTATATTTCCGGACCGGCCAGCCAGGACATGGTGGCCGAGTATGTCAAACCGCTTGTCAAAGAGCAGCAGCCGGGCGGGATTATGACGCAGCGCGAGAAAGAGCTGTCACGTCTGCTGGCCGATGGATACTCGACCAGGGAAGCTGCGGAGGTATTGAATATCTCGCCGAAGACGGCCGAGACTCACCGGGCCTCAATCATGAAGAAACTCAGCGCCAAGAACGTAACGGACATCGTCAAGTACTGTATTCGCAACCACATCATTCAGCCCTGA
- the gdhA gene encoding NADP-specific glutamate dehydrogenase — protein sequence MAAYVDEVMSEVRAKNPAEPEFHQAVHEVVESLTLVLDKHPEYRKARILERIIEPERVIIFRVPWVDDQGEVHINRGIRIEMNSAIGPYKGGLRFHPSVNLGILKFLAFEQVFKNSLTTLPIGGGKGGSDFDPKGKSDNEVMRFCQAFMTELQRYIGPNTDIPAGDIGVGGREIGFLFGQYKKIRNEFTGVLTGKGLNWGGSLIRPEATGYGSVYFAAEMLASRNETLEGKSCLVSGSGNVAQFTTEKLLDMGANVLTVSDSGGYVHDPEGIDRDKLAFIKELKNVRRGRIKEYAEKFAAATYATLDPGLDYNPLWNHKADCAFPSATQNEIGARDARNLLDNGVYVVSEGANMPTMPEGVKLFLERGILYGPGKAANAGGVAVSGLEMAQNSMRYGWTREEVDDRLRLIMKSIHQACVQAAERFGTPGNYVNGANIAGFLKVADAMMDQGVV from the coding sequence ATGGCGGCTTATGTAGATGAAGTCATGTCAGAGGTGAGGGCCAAGAACCCCGCAGAGCCGGAGTTTCACCAGGCCGTCCATGAAGTCGTTGAGTCGTTGACGCTCGTGCTCGACAAGCACCCGGAGTACCGCAAAGCCAGGATCCTGGAGCGGATTATTGAGCCGGAGCGAGTCATCATATTTCGCGTCCCGTGGGTGGACGATCAGGGTGAGGTTCACATCAACCGGGGTATACGGATCGAGATGAACAGCGCCATCGGTCCCTACAAGGGAGGTCTCCGTTTCCACCCGTCGGTTAACCTGGGCATACTGAAATTCCTGGCTTTCGAGCAGGTTTTCAAGAACAGCCTGACTACTTTACCGATAGGTGGCGGCAAAGGCGGTTCGGATTTTGATCCCAAGGGCAAGAGTGACAACGAAGTGATGCGGTTCTGTCAGGCCTTTATGACGGAGCTGCAGCGCTATATCGGCCCTAACACCGATATCCCGGCCGGTGATATCGGCGTCGGCGGCAGAGAAATCGGCTTCCTGTTCGGGCAGTACAAAAAGATCAGAAACGAGTTCACGGGTGTGTTGACCGGCAAGGGTCTCAACTGGGGTGGTTCACTTATTCGTCCCGAGGCCACCGGGTACGGTTCGGTGTATTTTGCCGCCGAGATGCTGGCCAGTCGCAACGAGACACTTGAGGGCAAGTCGTGCCTTGTCTCCGGCAGCGGCAACGTTGCCCAGTTTACGACCGAAAAGCTGCTGGACATGGGAGCCAACGTGCTCACCGTTTCCGATTCCGGCGGCTACGTGCATGACCCTGAAGGTATCGATCGTGACAAGCTTGCCTTCATCAAAGAGCTCAAAAACGTTCGTCGCGGTCGTATCAAGGAGTACGCCGAGAAATTCGCGGCAGCGACATATGCCACCCTGGACCCGGGTCTGGACTACAATCCGCTGTGGAATCACAAGGCGGATTGCGCCTTCCCCAGCGCCACCCAGAACGAGATCGGCGCCAGGGACGCTCGGAATCTGCTGGACAACGGTGTGTACGTCGTCTCTGAGGGAGCCAACATGCCGACGATGCCTGAGGGCGTGAAACTGTTTCTCGAGCGCGGGATTCTCTACGGCCCGGGCAAGGCGGCCAACGCCGGCGGTGTCGCCGTTTCGGGCCTTGAGATGGCCCAGAACTCGATGCGGTACGGCTGGACGCGTGAAGAGGTGGACGACCGCCTGAGACTTATCATGAAGAGTATTCACCAGGCGTGTGTCCAGGCCGCTGAGCGGTTTGGAACGCCGGGCAACTACGTCAACGGAGCCAACATCGCCGGTTTCCTCAAGGTTGCCGATGCGATGATGGACCAGGGAGTCGTGTGA
- a CDS encoding PEP/pyruvate-binding domain-containing protein, whose amino-acid sequence MDEQVTGRKYVRRFQEFQDLMRYRVNEILLVSSLYDSFILEEDGRLHEMILSEYIDLNLSHAPGLTRVASGAEAIRMAREQDRFDLIITTMNLGDMNAFELAAGIKQEDLKVPVVLLTYDNRELTEMTSRYDASVFDKVFIWHGDHRILIAIIKYIEDRQNLDHDTRSVGVQSIIVIEDNVSFYSSFLPMIYTELVRHTQNLISEGVNISHKLLRMRARPKILLCSTYEEAWAYYKRYEDSVLGVVADIEFPREGQLDPEAGIRFAKAVKALHFDIPILLQSDSPRFKKVAREMNLSFLIKTSPLLLHELSRFMEEHFSFGDFIFRLPDGSEAGRATDLKSLEEKLHTVPDESLLYHSERNHFSNWLKARTEFWLAHKLRPQRASDYATTEELRRSLIGSLRDFRREQQLGLVSDFDIQSFDITSSFARIGGGSLGGKARGLGFVNSLLSSYGIRNRFAGVQIGVPAAVVIGTDVFDEFVAGNRLYGFAIQSTDDEEIYRRFLEARLPEAVIKQLQEFLEVIRFPLAVRSSSLLEDSKYQPFAGVYKTYMLPNTHRDMTVRLEELAAAIKRVYASTFSHHAKNYMRATPYRLEEEKMAVILQRLVGNRHERRFYPDFSGVARSHNFYPTPPMSASDGIASVALGLGKTVAEGGLAVRFCPRYPRHLIQFSDIESTLEYSQKQFYALELEKPDGRPDLSREIQLRKYGLETAEMDNTLAPVASTHSAENNAVYDGLARPGTRLVTFAPILKNGLFPLPEILRLSLDLGSWGMSSPVEMEFAVSYQVPEGQPKEFALLQMRPLVQSRESDDVDVEGIDPGDCICQCSQVLGNGLIDGIHDVVMVDTEAFERSRSREVAREVGIYNAVLTDKGRPYLLIGVGRWGSSDPWLGIPVGWDEISGARVIIEAGFADLRVVPSQGSHFFQNITSFMVGYFSVDIGDGFVDWSWLLQQRTANRKAYTRHLYFDQPLVVKMNGHQHKGVILKPGVVNQAGNQYSE is encoded by the coding sequence TTGGACGAACAGGTAACAGGGCGTAAGTACGTCCGCCGCTTCCAGGAATTCCAGGATCTCATGCGCTACCGCGTCAATGAGATTCTGCTGGTGTCCAGCCTGTACGACTCCTTTATCCTCGAGGAGGACGGCCGCTTGCACGAGATGATCCTCTCCGAGTATATTGACCTTAATCTCTCCCACGCGCCCGGGTTGACGCGCGTCGCCAGCGGTGCGGAGGCGATCAGGATGGCCCGCGAGCAGGATCGCTTTGACCTCATCATTACGACCATGAACCTTGGCGACATGAACGCCTTTGAACTGGCCGCGGGCATCAAGCAGGAGGATCTCAAGGTGCCGGTCGTGCTTCTGACGTACGACAACCGGGAACTGACCGAAATGACGTCCCGGTATGATGCCTCCGTCTTTGACAAGGTTTTCATATGGCACGGGGACCATCGTATCCTCATCGCCATCATCAAGTACATTGAAGATCGTCAGAATCTCGACCACGACACGCGGTCCGTCGGCGTGCAGTCGATCATCGTAATTGAAGACAACGTCAGCTTCTACTCGTCGTTCCTGCCGATGATATACACCGAGCTGGTCCGCCATACCCAGAATCTTATCTCCGAAGGCGTCAATATCTCGCATAAGCTGCTGCGCATGCGGGCCCGCCCGAAAATACTCCTGTGCTCTACCTACGAGGAGGCGTGGGCTTACTACAAGCGCTACGAAGACAGCGTTCTCGGCGTTGTAGCGGATATCGAATTCCCACGGGAGGGGCAGCTTGACCCGGAGGCCGGGATCCGCTTTGCCAAGGCGGTAAAGGCCCTGCACTTCGACATCCCCATTCTCCTGCAATCGGACTCGCCTCGGTTCAAGAAAGTCGCCCGGGAAATGAACCTGTCGTTCCTGATCAAGACCTCGCCGTTGCTGCTGCACGAACTGAGCCGGTTCATGGAAGAACACTTCAGCTTCGGTGACTTTATCTTCCGCCTTCCTGACGGCAGCGAGGCGGGTCGGGCAACGGATCTGAAATCTCTCGAGGAGAAACTTCACACCGTTCCGGACGAGTCGCTGCTGTATCATTCCGAACGAAACCACTTTTCCAACTGGCTGAAAGCCAGGACGGAGTTCTGGCTGGCCCATAAGCTACGGCCCCAGCGGGCCAGCGATTATGCAACCACGGAGGAACTGCGCCGTTCGCTGATAGGTTCGCTGCGTGATTTTCGCCGGGAGCAGCAACTGGGGTTGGTTTCGGACTTCGACATTCAGAGCTTTGACATAACCTCGAGTTTCGCCCGGATCGGTGGAGGCTCGCTCGGCGGCAAGGCGCGCGGGCTTGGCTTCGTGAACTCACTGCTGAGCAGCTACGGTATCCGCAACCGTTTTGCCGGCGTCCAGATCGGCGTTCCCGCGGCGGTGGTGATCGGTACCGACGTGTTCGATGAGTTCGTGGCGGGCAACCGTCTGTATGGCTTCGCTATCCAGTCGACTGACGACGAGGAGATATACCGGCGGTTTCTCGAGGCTCGGCTCCCCGAGGCGGTGATCAAGCAACTCCAGGAATTCCTGGAGGTCATCCGGTTTCCGCTGGCGGTGCGGTCCTCCAGTCTTCTGGAGGATTCCAAGTACCAGCCGTTCGCCGGCGTTTACAAGACGTATATGCTGCCAAACACCCACCGGGACATGACTGTCAGACTGGAAGAACTGGCTGCTGCAATCAAGCGGGTGTACGCCTCTACCTTTTCGCACCATGCCAAGAACTACATGCGGGCCACCCCCTACCGCCTCGAGGAGGAGAAGATGGCGGTGATTCTCCAGAGGCTTGTCGGCAACCGGCATGAGCGGCGATTCTACCCTGATTTCTCAGGCGTCGCCCGTTCGCACAATTTCTATCCGACACCGCCCATGTCCGCCTCCGACGGCATCGCCTCGGTCGCCCTGGGACTCGGCAAGACGGTGGCTGAAGGCGGCCTGGCCGTGCGCTTCTGTCCCCGCTATCCCAGGCACCTGATCCAGTTCTCGGACATCGAAAGCACTCTGGAGTACTCACAGAAACAGTTCTATGCCCTGGAACTGGAGAAACCGGACGGACGGCCTGATCTCAGCCGTGAGATTCAGTTGCGCAAGTACGGACTCGAGACGGCCGAGATGGACAACACCCTGGCCCCGGTGGCGTCGACCCATTCGGCGGAAAACAATGCCGTGTACGACGGTCTGGCGCGCCCGGGCACGCGGCTGGTTACCTTTGCGCCAATCCTGAAGAACGGCCTGTTTCCCCTGCCGGAGATACTTCGCCTCTCGCTCGATCTGGGGAGCTGGGGCATGAGCTCACCGGTGGAGATGGAGTTTGCGGTCAGTTACCAGGTCCCCGAGGGCCAGCCCAAGGAGTTTGCGCTTCTCCAGATGCGGCCGCTCGTCCAGAGCCGTGAGTCCGACGACGTCGACGTCGAAGGCATCGACCCCGGGGACTGCATCTGCCAGTGTTCGCAGGTCCTGGGCAACGGCCTGATTGACGGCATTCACGATGTCGTTATGGTGGACACGGAGGCGTTCGAGCGTTCCCGGAGCCGTGAGGTGGCCAGGGAGGTGGGCATCTACAACGCCGTCCTTACCGACAAAGGCCGGCCTTACCTTCTCATCGGTGTCGGCCGCTGGGGATCCTCTGATCCCTGGCTGGGTATTCCCGTGGGCTGGGATGAGATTTCAGGTGCCCGTGTCATCATTGAAGCCGGTTTTGCCGATCTGCGGGTCGTGCCGTCGCAGGGTTCGCATTTCTTCCAGAATATCACATCGTTCATGGTCGGCTACTTCTCGGTCGACATCGGCGACGGGTTTGTTGACTGGTCGTGGCTGCTGCAGCAGAGGACCGCCAACCGGAAAGCATACACGCGCCACCTTTATTTCGACCAGCCGCTGGTGGTCAAGATGAACGGCCACCAGCATAAGGGTGTCATTCTCAAGCCGGGAGTTGTGAATCAGGCCGGAAATCAGTATTCCGAGTGA
- a CDS encoding fibronectin type III domain-containing protein has product MAFRRSEETLTSCVRILGFTIFGFLVVTSPAVAGSHTITSLPYTVTEAGTNYSETLYVAGTHLSSATDGIQFGNSAHDVVLYLGTDTISFGTGNGDGHYGIRFFGDGVSGAYNIKIIGGTLLHNPSDTTVSGNVCLFSGGGRDIYIENLDATVKGYNGHVVRAPSSAYKTYNVEINGGTWRSDVTAFNSRCQYDGAVLIVGVGSLSDAGHDYHWKIHDVTVANCPAQGFCISGKSYIYNCTLTVDARNDFYTYPSGGVCYSAANSFTILASRMWAGTEIYNNLLLAGTNYAGADGGILLETCLGTATDSIKVYGNRIDVHRGWDAYYGHMNPKGIKMRYHNRYVHIFDNDITITVGDTANPNNTAYGPNGIGLEVVTYPDQGCDWATGADADSNCVWENNYVEVRALDAEFSGTHPGLGASCVRVALKDDQGYTWTGAGNHFRYNHLKGCENIYKIAGYDAQGKCEQMFIYEDTIEFDETDYAGIGKYVFYVGYDLEAQGNIARDLWFVGRAGDSVRANGSIRMHTGGDAGERDLAIERTLRIYVQGNNDSLVSNAAVWAVNAYGDTAFVTSTGSTGGATGTARYWQEFRYAADSMQYNDYTLGAARGSDTTTIPFTVSWNQYVSTLTLSNTAGDTEWGDTSLVDTEPPSPVRDLSAVPGPELGSTRLTWTATGDDGSSGTATYYAIKYATTPIDAYNWYFARNFSTPPTPATGGQPDSCIVDGLVPGQFYYFAVKAFDEMGNASAIADTSGFSRGILAPVTSMDTIIADTIAGEATLFAGTVPSYLTLIYEFILDTDTFFTGADTVTVVSYDELAQATFSGLSNSLVYYYRCRAIADDSSEYSPWSLARGFNLVTGFINLPPTVPTIDSPLPGEIVTSLTPTLYVQNSADPEGDSLTYEFRLYNEDGTVLLASATDIPEDLDVTGWTVPEGILQRGQPYGWQVRSRDDSLYSSWMPFALFSVLILGAESQAQNLVVYAYPNPVSFSQGGHVTFVLPVEPVELVIKSVSGGTVLARSGLSGNWMWDGRNAEGYEVATGIYLWYVAGRDRKGKLMVVP; this is encoded by the coding sequence ATGGCGTTCAGAAGAAGTGAAGAAACGCTGACCTCGTGCGTCAGAATCCTCGGCTTTACGATATTCGGATTCCTTGTGGTGACGTCGCCCGCCGTCGCCGGCAGCCATACGATCACATCACTGCCGTACACCGTTACCGAGGCCGGGACAAACTACAGTGAAACGCTGTACGTTGCGGGAACGCACCTGTCATCGGCCACCGACGGAATCCAGTTCGGCAACAGCGCGCATGACGTGGTTCTGTACCTGGGCACGGACACGATTTCATTCGGCACCGGCAACGGCGACGGGCACTACGGTATCCGATTCTTCGGCGACGGCGTCAGCGGCGCGTACAACATCAAGATCATCGGCGGCACCCTGTTGCACAACCCGTCGGATACCACCGTCAGCGGGAACGTCTGTCTGTTCTCCGGGGGCGGACGAGACATTTACATCGAGAACCTCGACGCCACGGTCAAGGGCTACAACGGCCACGTTGTCCGTGCACCATCGAGCGCCTACAAGACCTACAACGTCGAGATTAACGGCGGCACGTGGAGAAGTGACGTTACGGCATTCAACAGCAGGTGCCAGTACGACGGAGCCGTTCTCATCGTGGGGGTCGGCTCCCTGTCCGATGCCGGACACGACTACCACTGGAAGATACATGATGTGACCGTCGCCAACTGCCCCGCCCAGGGCTTCTGCATAAGCGGCAAGTCATACATTTACAACTGCACACTAACCGTCGACGCAAGAAATGACTTCTATACGTACCCCTCAGGCGGCGTCTGCTATTCTGCAGCCAACAGTTTTACCATTCTCGCCAGCCGGATGTGGGCGGGCACCGAGATATACAACAACTTGCTGCTGGCGGGTACCAACTACGCCGGCGCCGACGGCGGCATTCTGCTGGAGACGTGCCTGGGGACGGCCACCGATTCGATCAAGGTATACGGTAACCGGATTGACGTTCACCGGGGCTGGGACGCCTATTACGGTCACATGAACCCCAAGGGCATCAAGATGCGCTACCACAACCGGTACGTGCATATTTTTGACAACGACATCACCATAACCGTCGGCGACACCGCCAACCCGAACAACACCGCTTACGGCCCTAACGGCATCGGTCTGGAGGTCGTAACCTACCCCGACCAGGGCTGCGACTGGGCCACCGGCGCGGACGCCGACAGCAACTGCGTCTGGGAGAACAACTACGTCGAGGTCAGGGCCCTTGACGCGGAATTCTCCGGCACTCACCCGGGCCTGGGGGCCAGTTGCGTAAGGGTAGCACTGAAGGACGACCAGGGTTACACGTGGACAGGAGCCGGGAACCACTTCCGGTACAACCACCTCAAGGGGTGCGAGAATATCTACAAGATTGCCGGCTACGACGCCCAGGGCAAGTGCGAGCAGATGTTCATCTACGAGGACACCATCGAGTTCGACGAGACGGATTACGCTGGAATAGGCAAGTACGTCTTCTATGTCGGCTATGACCTTGAAGCCCAGGGTAACATTGCCAGGGACCTCTGGTTTGTCGGCCGGGCCGGTGACTCGGTCAGAGCGAATGGCTCCATCCGCATGCACACCGGCGGCGACGCCGGCGAACGGGACCTGGCCATCGAGCGAACGCTGCGGATCTACGTGCAAGGGAACAACGACTCGCTGGTCTCGAATGCCGCCGTATGGGCCGTCAACGCCTACGGTGATACCGCCTTCGTAACCAGCACCGGTTCCACCGGCGGAGCTACCGGCACAGCCCGCTACTGGCAAGAGTTCAGGTATGCCGCTGATTCCATGCAGTATAACGATTACACGCTCGGAGCGGCCAGGGGAAGCGACACGACGACCATACCCTTCACGGTCAGTTGGAACCAGTACGTCAGCACGCTGACGCTCTCGAACACCGCCGGGGATACCGAATGGGGCGACACATCGCTTGTCGATACGGAACCCCCGTCACCGGTGAGGGACCTGAGTGCCGTTCCGGGGCCTGAACTCGGCTCCACTCGGCTGACGTGGACGGCGACCGGAGATGACGGGTCATCCGGAACCGCCACGTACTATGCCATAAAGTACGCCACCACACCGATAGATGCGTACAACTGGTATTTCGCACGCAACTTTTCGACCCCCCCGACCCCGGCGACCGGCGGCCAGCCGGACAGCTGCATAGTCGACGGCCTGGTGCCGGGACAGTTCTACTACTTCGCCGTAAAGGCATTCGATGAGATGGGCAACGCCTCCGCCATCGCCGATACCTCCGGCTTCTCGCGCGGCATCCTGGCGCCGGTCACGTCGATGGACACGATCATCGCGGATACTATCGCGGGGGAGGCAACCCTGTTCGCCGGGACGGTTCCGTCGTACCTGACGCTCATCTATGAGTTCATTCTGGACACCGACACTTTCTTTACGGGCGCCGATACCGTGACCGTCGTCAGCTACGACGAGTTGGCGCAGGCAACGTTTTCCGGCCTGTCCAATTCGCTGGTATACTACTACCGCTGCCGGGCCATCGCCGACGATTCCTCGGAGTACAGCCCCTGGTCACTAGCCAGGGGTTTTAATTTGGTGACAGGATTCATCAACCTGCCGCCGACCGTCCCCACGATCGACAGCCCCCTGCCCGGTGAAATCGTGACCTCGCTCACGCCGACCCTGTACGTCCAGAACAGTGCCGACCCGGAAGGAGACTCGCTCACTTACGAATTCCGGCTGTACAACGAAGACGGCACGGTTCTGCTGGCCTCGGCCACCGACATCCCGGAGGACCTGGACGTCACGGGATGGACGGTCCCGGAGGGAATCCTCCAGCGCGGCCAGCCGTACGGCTGGCAAGTGCGCAGCCGCGATGACTCCCTTTACTCATCCTGGATGCCTTTTGCGCTGTTCTCCGTGCTCATTCTCGGAGCAGAGTCTCAGGCGCAAAATCTTGTTGTCTACGCCTATCCCAACCCGGTCAGCTTCAGCCAGGGGGGACATGTCACGTTTGTCCTGCCGGTCGAGCCGGTCGAGCTCGTCATCAAATCCGTCTCGGGCGGCACCGTCCTGGCCAGGAGCGGTCTCTCGGGCAACTGGATGTGGGACGGCAGAAACGCCGAGGGCTATGAGGTCGCCACCGGTATCTACCTGTGGTACGTTGCCGGCAGGGATCGTAAAGGGAAGCTGATGGTCGTGCCGTAG